One window from the genome of Magnetococcales bacterium encodes:
- a CDS encoding chemotaxis protein CheX yields MLVANLAEVIQEAIDETSVAFFTTDVGIKAGPSVTTSADEPYSPPQADVTAIIAFNGVIEGGVHVSAPFHCAVGLAAAFSGEDIQTFNSTAKDAIGELANIIAGAVKSRICDDLINLTPPQVVVGRDHQIGYTKPLESTKCYFRTDNGPFFVEVFYRK; encoded by the coding sequence ATGCTGGTCGCCAATCTGGCCGAAGTGATCCAGGAAGCCATCGATGAAACCTCGGTCGCCTTTTTCACGACGGACGTGGGCATCAAGGCCGGCCCTTCGGTCACCACCTCAGCCGATGAACCCTATTCGCCCCCGCAGGCCGATGTCACCGCCATCATCGCCTTCAACGGCGTCATCGAAGGAGGCGTCCACGTGTCGGCTCCGTTCCATTGCGCCGTGGGTCTGGCCGCCGCGTTTTCCGGAGAGGACATCCAAACCTTCAACTCCACCGCCAAGGATGCCATCGGCGAATTGGCCAACATCATCGCCGGCGCCGTGAAAAGCCGCATCTGCGACGACCTGATCAACCTCACCCCGCCCCAGGTGGTGGTGGGACGGGATCACCAGATCGGCTACACCAAACCCCTCGAAAGCACCAAATGCTACTTCCGGACCGACAACGGACCCTTCTTCGTGGAAGTGTTCTACCGCAAATAA
- the groL gene encoding chaperonin GroEL (60 kDa chaperone family; promotes refolding of misfolded polypeptides especially under stressful conditions; forms two stacked rings of heptamers to form a barrel-shaped 14mer; ends can be capped by GroES; misfolded proteins enter the barrel where they are refolded when GroES binds), with protein MAAKEVKFGVDARAAMLQGLNTLANAVKVTLGPKGRNAVLDKSWGAPRITKDGVSVAKEIELENRFENMGAQMVREVASKTADAAGDGTTTATVLAQAITREGLKAVAAGMNPMDLRRGIDAATQTVVEALKRLSRPVTRSEEISQVGTISANGNAEIGRMIAEAMDKVGKEGVITVEEAKVMANSLDVVEGMQFDRGYLSSYFVTNSEKMVCELKDPYILLVEKKISNLQQMLPILEGVVRSGASLLIIAEDVEGEALATLVVNKLRAGLKICAIKAPGFGDRQKAILEDIAILTGSTVVSEALGLKLENVTLDMLGRAKSVLVGKEETTIVDGQGIKDQIESRIGQIRRQIEDTTSDYDREKLQERLAKLSGGVAVIHVGGGTEVEVKERKDLVDDALHATRAAVEEGIVPGGGVALLRCVQSLDALNLANADQNMGVRIVRRALEEPTRIIAENAGREGSVVINKVVSHPEVPFGYDAQADEYGDLVARGVIDPTKVVRVAIQSASSIAGLMITTEAMVTELPKKDPAPAAGGRGMDDMDM; from the coding sequence ATGGCAGCCAAAGAAGTCAAATTCGGCGTGGATGCCCGTGCGGCCATGCTTCAGGGGTTGAACACTCTGGCCAACGCGGTCAAGGTGACGTTGGGTCCCAAGGGTCGCAACGCGGTGTTGGACAAGTCCTGGGGCGCCCCCCGCATCACCAAGGATGGTGTTTCCGTGGCCAAGGAGATCGAACTGGAAAACCGGTTCGAGAACATGGGCGCCCAGATGGTGCGGGAGGTGGCCTCCAAGACCGCCGACGCGGCGGGCGACGGCACCACCACCGCCACGGTGCTGGCCCAGGCCATCACCCGCGAGGGGCTGAAGGCCGTGGCCGCCGGCATGAATCCCATGGATCTGCGCCGTGGCATCGACGCGGCCACCCAGACGGTGGTGGAGGCGTTGAAGCGGCTTTCCCGTCCCGTGACCCGCTCCGAGGAGATTTCCCAGGTGGGTACCATCTCGGCCAACGGCAATGCGGAGATCGGTCGGATGATCGCCGAGGCCATGGACAAGGTGGGAAAAGAGGGGGTGATCACCGTGGAAGAGGCCAAGGTGATGGCCAACTCCCTGGATGTGGTGGAGGGGATGCAGTTCGACCGGGGATATCTGTCCTCTTATTTCGTCACCAACTCCGAAAAGATGGTGTGTGAACTTAAAGATCCATACATCCTGTTGGTGGAGAAGAAAATCAGCAATTTGCAACAGATGTTGCCGATTCTGGAGGGTGTGGTTCGTTCCGGAGCGTCGTTGTTGATCATCGCCGAGGATGTGGAAGGGGAGGCGTTGGCCACTTTGGTGGTCAACAAGTTGCGGGCCGGTTTGAAGATCTGCGCCATCAAGGCGCCTGGATTCGGGGATCGGCAGAAGGCGATCCTGGAGGATATCGCCATCCTGACCGGGAGCACGGTGGTCTCCGAGGCGTTGGGGCTGAAACTGGAAAATGTCACCCTCGACATGCTGGGTCGGGCCAAGTCGGTGCTGGTGGGCAAGGAGGAGACCACCATCGTGGATGGCCAGGGGATCAAGGATCAGATCGAGTCCCGCATCGGCCAGATCCGTCGTCAGATCGAAGATACCACCTCCGACTATGACCGGGAAAAATTGCAGGAGCGTTTGGCCAAGCTTTCCGGCGGTGTGGCGGTGATCCATGTGGGCGGCGGCACCGAGGTGGAGGTGAAGGAGCGCAAGGATCTGGTGGATGACGCCTTGCACGCCACCCGTGCGGCGGTGGAAGAGGGCATCGTCCCCGGTGGCGGTGTGGCGCTTTTGCGCTGTGTCCAGTCCCTGGACGCCTTGAATCTGGCCAATGCGGATCAGAATATGGGGGTGCGCATCGTGCGTCGCGCCCTGGAGGAGCCGACCCGCATCATCGCCGAAAACGCCGGGCGCGAAGGTTCGGTGGTGATCAACAAGGTGGTGAGCCATCCGGAGGTTCCTTTCGGTTACGATGCCCAGGCCGACGAGTATGGAGACCTGGTGGCCCGTGGGGTGATCGATCCCACCAAGGTGGTGCGGGTGGCGATTCAATCCGCCTCCTCCATCGCCGGCCTGATGATTACCACCGAAGCCATGGTGACCGAGTTGCCGAAGAAGGATCCCGCTCCCGCCGCTGGCGGACGGGGCATGGACGACATGGACATGTGA
- a CDS encoding DegQ family serine endoprotease, with translation MAAMGGVGMERPMAGNRGGMRSGSRLWWLGVALACWIVSPAWARGLPELTELVDDLKPVVVNIHTSKKVRGGKQAVLQNNPFKNSPFENFFQPFVDRLPQGEMQTRNLGSGVIIDADGFILTNNHVIEEADEIKVRLADEREFIAKVIGNDPKTDLALIQIPVKQKLPVAKLGDSDAIKVGAWVVAIGNPFGLDATVTAGIISAKGRAIGNGPYEDFLQTDAAINPGNSGGPLFDLDGRVIGINTAIFTRSGGYMGIGFAIPVNLAKNVVAQLKGTGRVTRGWLGVGIQGVTPELTSALGLDAAKGALVSQVTKSGPAQDAGIKAGDVILKFNGQEIHKMRDLPSLVAMTPVGSKVPVVILRDGKEQTVPVKVEEMPKDEAGSTTTTSRSEGVAKVDPFGVRVQALGEGQRRQTRVGDDIKGVFVAQVEPDGPAARAGLRLGDVILDVNRVPVETPREYEQAVEKIGQNRNVLLRVSRDGGVLFVAINLEK, from the coding sequence ATGGCGGCAATGGGTGGAGTGGGAATGGAACGCCCGATGGCGGGTAACCGTGGCGGTATGCGGTCCGGCAGTCGGCTTTGGTGGTTGGGAGTGGCTTTGGCGTGCTGGATCGTCTCTCCGGCCTGGGCCCGGGGGCTGCCCGAGTTGACCGAGTTGGTGGATGATCTCAAGCCGGTGGTGGTCAACATCCATACCAGCAAAAAGGTCCGGGGGGGCAAACAGGCTGTATTGCAGAACAATCCCTTCAAGAACAGTCCGTTCGAGAATTTTTTCCAACCTTTTGTCGATCGTTTGCCCCAAGGCGAGATGCAGACCCGCAATCTGGGTTCCGGGGTGATCATCGACGCCGACGGGTTCATTCTGACCAACAACCACGTCATCGAAGAGGCCGACGAGATCAAGGTGCGGCTGGCGGATGAGCGGGAGTTCATCGCCAAGGTGATCGGCAACGATCCCAAGACCGATCTGGCCTTGATTCAGATTCCCGTCAAGCAGAAATTGCCCGTGGCCAAGCTGGGGGATTCGGACGCCATCAAGGTGGGAGCCTGGGTGGTGGCCATCGGCAATCCCTTCGGGCTGGATGCCACGGTGACCGCCGGCATCATCTCCGCCAAGGGTCGGGCCATCGGCAACGGCCCCTACGAGGATTTTCTGCAAACCGACGCGGCCATCAATCCGGGCAATTCCGGCGGACCGTTGTTTGATCTGGATGGTCGTGTGATCGGCATCAATACCGCGATTTTCACCCGTTCCGGGGGGTACATGGGGATCGGTTTCGCCATTCCGGTGAATCTGGCCAAGAATGTGGTGGCGCAACTCAAAGGCACGGGTCGTGTCACCCGGGGTTGGCTCGGCGTGGGCATCCAGGGGGTGACGCCGGAGTTGACCTCCGCCCTCGGCCTGGATGCGGCCAAAGGGGCGCTGGTGAGTCAGGTGACCAAAAGCGGACCCGCCCAGGACGCCGGGATCAAGGCCGGTGATGTGATCCTGAAGTTCAACGGTCAGGAGATCCACAAAATGCGGGATCTGCCCTCCCTGGTCGCCATGACCCCGGTGGGCAGCAAGGTGCCTGTGGTCATTCTGCGGGATGGCAAGGAGCAGACGGTGCCGGTCAAAGTCGAGGAGATGCCCAAAGACGAGGCGGGCAGCACCACCACGACTTCCCGTTCCGAAGGGGTGGCCAAGGTCGATCCGTTCGGGGTGCGGGTGCAGGCCCTGGGGGAGGGGCAACGCCGTCAGACCCGGGTGGGGGACGACATCAAGGGGGTGTTCGTGGCTCAGGTGGAGCCGGATGGCCCGGCGGCTCGCGCCGGTCTGCGCCTCGGAGACGTGATCCTGGATGTGAACCGGGTTCCCGTGGAAACCCCTCGGGAGTATGAACAGGCGGTGGAAAAGATCGGTCAGAACCGCAATGTGCTGCTGCGGGTGTCCCGGGATGGCGGCGTGCTGTTTGTGGCCATCAATCTGGAAAAGTGA